Proteins encoded together in one Citromicrobium bathyomarinum window:
- a CDS encoding aspartate carbamoyltransferase catalytic subunit — protein MASAGSPPNSDRFPAGGHAFPHPSLTGIAQLERHEILYLLAEAEQWVEFNRQPDKHCDLLAGMTIINAFFENSTRTLLSFEIAGKRLGADVVNMHAAQSSVKKGETLLDTAITLNAMRADAIVIRHASSGAVDLIDGKVDCPVLNAGDGSHEHPTQALLDALALRHALDERGEGAEDFTGLVVTICGDIAHSRVARSNILCLQALGASVRVCAPPALMPAGIEMMGAKPYVDFDAALEGADVVMMLRLQAERMSGQFIPSTREYHHLYGLTQERLRRAAPDALVMHPGPMNRGVEIDSDVADMLDRSIITRQVEMGVAVRMACLDVLTRRARGVPGWERPLGQGQWK, from the coding sequence ATGGCATCCGCAGGTTCCCCCCCGAATTCCGACCGCTTCCCGGCGGGCGGACACGCATTCCCGCATCCCAGCCTGACCGGCATCGCGCAGCTGGAGCGGCACGAGATCCTCTATCTGCTCGCCGAGGCGGAGCAGTGGGTCGAGTTCAACCGCCAGCCGGACAAGCATTGCGACCTGCTGGCCGGGATGACGATCATCAACGCCTTCTTCGAAAACAGCACGCGCACGCTGCTCAGCTTCGAGATTGCGGGCAAGCGATTGGGTGCGGATGTGGTCAACATGCATGCCGCGCAGTCGAGCGTGAAGAAGGGCGAGACGCTGCTCGACACCGCGATCACGCTGAATGCGATGCGAGCGGACGCGATCGTCATCCGCCACGCGTCGAGCGGCGCGGTCGACCTGATCGACGGCAAGGTGGATTGCCCGGTGCTCAACGCGGGCGACGGGAGCCACGAACACCCTACGCAAGCGCTGCTCGATGCGCTGGCGCTGCGCCATGCGCTGGACGAGCGGGGCGAGGGCGCGGAGGACTTTACCGGCCTCGTCGTCACGATCTGCGGCGATATCGCGCATAGCCGCGTCGCGCGATCCAACATCCTGTGCCTGCAGGCGCTGGGTGCCAGCGTGCGGGTCTGTGCGCCGCCCGCGCTGATGCCGGCGGGGATCGAGATGATGGGCGCGAAGCCTTACGTCGATTTCGATGCCGCGCTGGAAGGGGCGGACGTCGTGATGATGCTGCGCCTTCAGGCGGAGCGGATGAGCGGGCAGTTCATCCCCTCCACCCGCGAATACCACCACCTCTACGGGCTGACGCAGGAGCGTCTGCGCCGCGCCGCGCCCGATGCGCTGGTGATGCATCCCGGGCCGATGAACCGCGGCGTGGAGATCGACAGCGACGTGGCCGACATGCTCGACCGGTCGATCATCACCCGGCAGGTGGAGATGGGCGTCGCGGTGCGGATGGCCTGCCTTGACGTGCTGACCCGCCGCGCGCGCGGGGTTCCCGGATGGGAACGCCCGCTGGGCCAAGGGCAGTGGAAGTGA
- a CDS encoding dihydroorotase, translating to MKQTRPITFVNGKLVTPEGVVDGALQIADGMIASIGAGGAQPDDEVVDAKGKLVVPGLVDLGVFAVDKPAFHFGGISRAALMPDQSPPLDLPSRVNYIAKSGKPDFWVHPLAAATRGLAGEELGEVALMREAGARGIATGRRWIADSGVMLRVLSYAAMLDMVVVAHAEDGGLAVDAVASAGEMATRLGLPSAPPQAEALAVARDIALAEMAGARIHFRQLTTAAALDLVRSAKARGVAVTAGVTPAHFMLSDLAIGDFRTFGRLSPPLRSEDDRHAVVAAIADGTIDVISSGHDPRGPEDKRLPFADAEPGMAGAETLLSTTLTLVRDGVIDLPRAFDLLAGAPARLLGVDAGLLREGHEGDIALVDPEKPWIVDRRKMAATADNTPFDGQPMQGRVLGLWKGGVRVD from the coding sequence ATGAAACAGACCCGACCCATCACCTTCGTCAACGGCAAGCTGGTGACGCCCGAGGGTGTCGTCGACGGCGCTCTGCAGATCGCCGACGGGATGATCGCCTCGATCGGGGCAGGGGGAGCCCAGCCCGACGACGAGGTTGTCGACGCGAAAGGCAAACTGGTCGTGCCGGGCCTCGTCGATCTCGGCGTGTTCGCGGTCGACAAGCCCGCGTTCCATTTCGGCGGGATCAGCCGCGCCGCGCTGATGCCCGATCAGTCGCCGCCGCTCGATCTGCCGAGCCGGGTCAACTACATCGCCAAGAGCGGCAAGCCCGACTTCTGGGTCCACCCGCTGGCCGCTGCGACACGCGGACTAGCCGGGGAGGAACTGGGCGAAGTCGCGCTGATGCGCGAGGCGGGCGCACGCGGGATCGCCACCGGCAGGCGCTGGATCGCCGATAGCGGCGTGATGCTGCGCGTGCTGAGCTATGCGGCGATGCTCGACATGGTCGTGGTCGCGCATGCCGAGGATGGCGGGCTGGCGGTCGATGCCGTGGCAAGCGCGGGCGAAATGGCGACCCGGCTGGGCCTGCCCAGCGCACCGCCGCAAGCCGAGGCGCTGGCTGTCGCGCGCGACATCGCGCTCGCCGAGATGGCGGGTGCGCGCATTCATTTCCGTCAGCTGACGACCGCCGCCGCGCTCGATCTGGTGCGCAGCGCCAAGGCGCGCGGTGTGGCGGTGACCGCGGGTGTGACGCCTGCGCATTTCATGCTCTCCGACCTCGCGATCGGGGACTTCCGCACCTTTGGCAGGCTCTCGCCGCCTTTGCGCAGCGAAGACGATCGCCACGCGGTGGTCGCGGCGATTGCCGACGGGACGATCGATGTGATTTCGAGCGGGCACGATCCGCGCGGACCGGAGGACAAGCGGTTGCCCTTCGCCGATGCGGAGCCCGGGATGGCAGGTGCGGAAACGTTGCTGTCGACCACGCTCACGCTGGTGCGCGACGGGGTTATCGATCTGCCGCGCGCGTTCGATCTGCTGGCGGGTGCGCCCGCGCGGCTACTTGGCGTCGATGCGGGCCTGCTGCGCGAGGGCCATGAAGGCGACATCGCACTGGTCGATCCGGAGAAGCCGTGGATCGTGGACCGGCGCAAGATGGCCGCGACTGCCGACAACACTCCGTTCGACGGTCAGCCGATGCAGGGCCGGGTGCTGGGCCTGTGGAAGGGCGGCGTCAGGGTCGACTAG
- a CDS encoding tetratricopeptide repeat protein, with translation MIRQNFSKTLMLATALATLGLTGCASGIGGSKTASASDAATARADGNTEKAITLAEQAVLAAPNDPAAKAELGSSYLAAGRFASAQQALEEALVLGDVSPRTALRYALASIALGDNRAAIETLGEWRDAIAPADLGLAYALAGNPELGAQIMQNALRGGENTPTMRQNLAYAYALGGNWAAARIIAAEDVAPGELDARISEWARVARPEDYTARIANLLGVQPQADSGMPAQLALGGAPNADQMLAKAAAATAAASPVTGELPPVDLLASSGAARALAPLDAAVGARDTVSTDFDSTFAKADAKASATPKPAPKPAPAASFASAPVVQSIPARAAPAPAPVAAAKPAQASASAAREDLAGGTHLVQLGSYGSEADAKRGWAIFVKRHPQVASREQVITRAKVNGRIYYRLSAGNLAASSAQSLCRTVKASGHGCIAWEQSRPLPGTLDAGRRVATR, from the coding sequence ATGATCCGCCAGAACTTTTCCAAAACCCTGATGCTTGCCACCGCGCTGGCCACGCTCGGCCTGACCGGCTGCGCCAGCGGCATCGGCGGTTCGAAAACCGCATCGGCCAGCGATGCCGCCACGGCCCGCGCCGACGGCAATACCGAAAAGGCAATCACCCTGGCCGAACAGGCCGTGCTTGCCGCGCCGAATGATCCGGCGGCAAAGGCAGAGCTCGGCTCCTCCTACCTCGCGGCGGGCCGCTTCGCATCCGCACAGCAGGCGCTCGAAGAGGCGTTGGTGCTCGGCGATGTGAGCCCGCGCACCGCGCTGCGCTATGCACTCGCCTCGATCGCACTGGGCGACAACCGCGCCGCGATCGAGACGCTGGGCGAATGGCGCGATGCGATCGCTCCGGCGGATCTGGGCCTCGCCTATGCGCTGGCGGGCAATCCCGAACTGGGCGCACAGATCATGCAGAATGCGCTGCGTGGCGGGGAGAATACTCCGACCATGCGCCAGAATCTCGCCTATGCCTACGCGCTGGGCGGCAACTGGGCCGCCGCGCGGATCATCGCCGCAGAAGACGTCGCCCCGGGTGAACTGGATGCGCGCATTTCCGAATGGGCGCGCGTCGCCCGGCCGGAAGACTACACCGCCCGCATCGCCAACCTGCTCGGCGTGCAGCCGCAGGCCGATTCCGGCATGCCCGCGCAACTCGCGCTGGGCGGCGCTCCGAATGCGGATCAGATGCTCGCAAAGGCTGCCGCAGCAACCGCTGCCGCGAGCCCGGTCACGGGCGAACTTCCGCCGGTCGATCTGCTTGCTTCCAGCGGAGCGGCCCGCGCGCTCGCCCCGCTCGACGCTGCGGTGGGCGCGCGCGACACCGTCTCAACCGATTTCGACAGCACCTTTGCCAAGGCGGATGCGAAGGCCTCCGCCACGCCGAAGCCCGCGCCCAAGCCTGCGCCCGCCGCAAGTTTCGCCAGCGCACCGGTGGTCCAGTCGATCCCTGCGCGAGCCGCGCCTGCGCCCGCACCGGTTGCGGCAGCCAAGCCCGCCCAGGCATCGGCCTCCGCAGCGCGCGAAGACCTCGCAGGCGGCACGCACCTGGTGCAGCTGGGCAGCTATGGCAGCGAAGCCGATGCCAAGCGCGGCTGGGCGATCTTCGTCAAACGCCACCCGCAGGTCGCAAGCCGCGAGCAGGTGATCACCCGCGCCAAGGTCAACGGGCGGATCTATTACCGCCTGTCGGCCGGCAATCTTGCCGCATCGAGCGCGCAGTCGCTGTGCCGCACGGTCAAGGCCTCCGGTCACGGTTGCATCGCGTGGGAACAGAGCAGGCCGCTACCCGGCACGCTCGACGCGGGCCGCCGGGTCGCGACCCGCTAA
- a CDS encoding ParA family protein → MRVLALASQKGGSGKTTLSGHLSVQAQRAGAGPVVLIDIDPQGSLADWWNEREEDYPAFAQTTVARLAHDLHTLREQGFKLAVIDTPPAITMAIQSVISVAELIVVPTRPSPHDLRAVGATVDLCERAGKPLVFVVNGATPKARITSEAAVALSQHGTVAPVTVHHRTDFAASMIDGRTVMEIDPDCRSATEIAALWNYVSDRLEKNFRRTVFAAPGAAAHLPQAPRQGVFGRRVAQ, encoded by the coding sequence GTGCGGGTATTGGCATTGGCTTCACAGAAGGGCGGATCGGGCAAGACCACCTTGTCCGGCCATCTTTCAGTCCAGGCCCAGCGTGCAGGCGCGGGGCCGGTGGTGCTGATCGATATCGATCCGCAGGGCTCACTGGCGGACTGGTGGAACGAGCGCGAGGAGGATTATCCGGCCTTCGCGCAGACCACGGTCGCGCGGCTCGCGCATGATCTTCACACCTTGCGCGAGCAGGGCTTCAAGCTTGCCGTCATCGACACCCCGCCCGCCATCACGATGGCGATCCAGTCGGTCATTTCGGTTGCAGAACTGATCGTCGTGCCGACCCGTCCCAGCCCGCACGACCTGCGGGCGGTCGGCGCGACGGTCGACCTGTGCGAACGCGCGGGCAAGCCACTGGTCTTCGTGGTCAACGGCGCGACACCCAAGGCGCGCATCACTTCGGAAGCGGCGGTCGCGCTGAGCCAGCACGGCACAGTCGCTCCGGTGACCGTCCATCACCGGACCGATTTCGCCGCATCGATGATCGACGGCCGCACGGTCATGGAAATCGATCCCGATTGCCGTAGCGCGACGGAGATCGCCGCGCTGTGGAATTACGTGTCCGACCGGCTGGAAAAGAACTTCCGCCGGACGGTCTTCGCCGCACCCGGCGCGGCGGCCCACCTGCCGCAGGCCCCGCGCCAGGGCGTGTTCGGCCGCCGGGTCGCGCAGTAG
- a CDS encoding SPOR domain-containing protein, with translation MTTRNGRKFGLRASLAGALLTLPGLALADVNDGVAAWERGDYETAVAEWRGPAGQGDADAQFNLGQAYRLGRGVEQNTRQAEVYYAKAAAQGHLKAADNLGLLLFQNGRREEAMPYVVDAAERGDPRAQYLLGIAHFNGDLVARDWVRAYALITLANAAGLPQAASAMQQMDTHIPLDQRQQAQALVPQLKRNADAQRASRFAAADLGTSDAAPSRSASVPAAAPPVATSAPGVPTPGRPDRIPRPITQTRVAPSVAAAQSAIAEASRVTGTESPADAGATFARRSTPAAADPRAVEPQPTTPVVARAAPQPRPRPEPRVSPRPEPQPAPVRAGAGSGPWKIQLGAFAVNGNAERLWARLSGRSELAGATRVLEPAGRVTKLLAGGYASRDAAQSACNALKRSGQDCLVTR, from the coding sequence ATGACGACGCGAAACGGTCGCAAATTCGGCCTCCGGGCGTCCCTTGCAGGCGCATTGCTGACCCTGCCGGGGCTGGCGCTGGCCGACGTCAATGATGGCGTCGCCGCGTGGGAGCGCGGGGATTACGAGACCGCCGTTGCCGAATGGCGCGGACCTGCTGGGCAGGGCGATGCCGACGCGCAGTTCAACCTGGGCCAGGCCTATCGTCTTGGTCGCGGGGTCGAACAGAACACGCGCCAGGCCGAAGTCTATTACGCAAAGGCCGCAGCGCAGGGGCATTTGAAGGCGGCGGACAATCTGGGGCTGCTGTTGTTCCAGAACGGCCGCCGCGAAGAGGCGATGCCCTACGTCGTTGATGCCGCCGAGCGCGGTGATCCGCGCGCGCAATATCTGCTGGGCATCGCGCATTTCAACGGCGACCTGGTCGCACGCGACTGGGTGCGTGCCTATGCGCTGATTACGCTCGCCAATGCGGCGGGCCTGCCGCAGGCGGCCAGCGCGATGCAGCAGATGGACACGCATATTCCGCTCGACCAGCGGCAGCAGGCGCAGGCGCTGGTGCCGCAGCTCAAGCGCAATGCCGATGCGCAGCGTGCGAGCCGTTTTGCCGCCGCCGATCTTGGTACGAGCGATGCTGCGCCCTCGCGCTCCGCATCCGTTCCTGCCGCAGCCCCGCCTGTCGCGACCAGCGCGCCGGGTGTCCCGACACCGGGCCGCCCGGACCGTATCCCGCGCCCCATCACTCAGACCCGCGTGGCGCCCTCCGTGGCCGCCGCACAGTCCGCGATTGCCGAGGCGAGCCGCGTCACCGGCACCGAGAGCCCCGCAGATGCGGGTGCGACTTTCGCGCGTCGCAGCACGCCCGCAGCAGCCGATCCGCGCGCGGTCGAGCCGCAGCCGACCACGCCGGTCGTCGCGCGCGCCGCCCCGCAACCGCGACCGCGACCCGAGCCGCGTGTCTCACCGCGTCCCGAACCGCAGCCAGCGCCCGTGCGGGCGGGTGCGGGCAGCGGGCCCTGGAAAATCCAGCTCGGTGCCTTTGCCGTCAATGGCAATGCGGAGCGTCTGTGGGCGCGCCTTTCGGGCCGCAGCGAGCTTGCCGGGGCGACCCGCGTGCTCGAACCTGCGGGCCGCGTGACCAAGCTGCTTGCTGGCGGCTATGCCAGCCGCGATGCGGCGCAGAGCGCGTGCAATGCGCTCAAGCGCAGTGGGCAGGACTGTCTCGTCACCCGCTAG
- a CDS encoding DUF418 domain-containing protein gives MTEAVAAATPDQDTRASGAAEKAAPISATGAARLLSLDFTRGIAVMGILAANIVAFGQPMIAYMWPEGFLTPHDATSDWMWVAQFVLIDGKMRGLFTLLFGAGMYLFLEKAWARKQGRWLQARRLFWLLAFGMVHFFFIWRGDILTLYATCGFICLLFVKWGPKTQLGVGIFFYVVGAAIFSALAGMFYWIMELGGAKVLAEAGGQGGGPSTPAEVRDSFGVMKTQGLDIAQADASLVQSGDYFGWVHYNLTEHWVEPLTGFLFFGLETIPLILIGMALYRLGLFDGRLNAKKQAIWGAIGVVIGLAGSLAIGLWALERGLSFHSTFLSFVGTSAFVRLPFVIGLAALLALWGPKATGWLGSRVSAAGRMAFSNYLGTSILMLFVFHGFALGLYGELTRPQLYIVMLAAWAIMLAWSKAWLSVYRFGPLEWLWRCLTYGKLFPIRRTREAG, from the coding sequence ATGACCGAAGCGGTAGCGGCGGCAACGCCGGATCAGGATACGAGGGCCTCAGGCGCTGCCGAAAAGGCTGCGCCGATTTCAGCCACCGGCGCTGCGCGTCTGCTGAGTCTCGATTTTACCCGCGGGATCGCGGTGATGGGCATTCTGGCGGCCAATATCGTCGCCTTCGGTCAGCCGATGATCGCCTATATGTGGCCCGAAGGCTTCCTGACCCCGCATGATGCGACGTCGGACTGGATGTGGGTCGCGCAGTTCGTGCTGATCGACGGCAAGATGCGCGGGCTTTTCACGCTGCTGTTCGGGGCGGGGATGTATCTGTTCCTGGAGAAGGCATGGGCGCGCAAGCAGGGGCGCTGGCTTCAGGCGCGGCGGCTGTTCTGGCTGCTGGCGTTCGGCATGGTCCATTTCTTCTTCATCTGGCGCGGGGATATCCTCACGCTCTATGCCACCTGCGGATTTATCTGCCTGCTGTTCGTGAAGTGGGGCCCCAAGACCCAGCTGGGCGTGGGGATATTCTTCTATGTTGTCGGTGCCGCGATCTTCAGCGCGCTGGCGGGCATGTTCTACTGGATCATGGAGCTTGGCGGCGCAAAAGTGCTGGCCGAGGCAGGCGGACAGGGCGGTGGTCCTTCAACCCCGGCAGAGGTGCGCGATAGCTTCGGGGTGATGAAGACACAGGGCCTCGATATCGCGCAGGCCGACGCGTCGCTGGTTCAGTCGGGCGATTATTTCGGCTGGGTCCACTACAACCTGACCGAGCACTGGGTTGAGCCGCTGACCGGTTTCCTGTTCTTCGGATTGGAGACCATCCCGCTGATCCTGATCGGCATGGCGCTTTATCGCCTTGGCCTGTTCGACGGGCGTCTGAATGCGAAGAAGCAGGCGATCTGGGGCGCGATCGGTGTCGTGATTGGCCTCGCCGGATCGCTTGCCATCGGGCTGTGGGCGCTGGAGCGGGGGCTCAGCTTCCATTCGACCTTCCTCAGCTTCGTCGGCACCAGCGCCTTCGTCCGCCTGCCCTTCGTGATCGGGCTGGCCGCGCTGCTCGCGCTGTGGGGGCCGAAGGCGACCGGCTGGCTGGGATCGCGCGTCAGCGCGGCGGGCCGGATGGCGTTCTCCAACTATCTGGGCACGTCGATCCTGATGCTGTTCGTGTTCCACGGCTTCGCGCTGGGCCTGTATGGCGAGCTTACGCGGCCGCAACTCTACATCGTGATGCTGGCTGCGTGGGCGATCATGCTGGCGTGGTCGAAGGCGTGGCTGTCGGTCTATCGCTTCGGCCCGCTGGAATGGCTGTGGCGCTGCCTGACCTATGGCAAGCTGTTCCCGATCCGGCGGACGCGCGAGGCAGGGTGA
- a CDS encoding ferredoxin produces the protein MYVCICNAIRETDLRRAAVHCSGDAEACYAALGKRPQCGSCLCDADAIVFEERELGCCKAAA, from the coding sequence ATGTACGTTTGCATCTGCAATGCCATCCGGGAGACGGATCTGCGCCGCGCCGCCGTGCACTGCTCGGGCGATGCAGAGGCGTGTTACGCGGCGCTCGGCAAGCGTCCGCAATGTGGCTCATGCCTGTGCGATGCCGATGCGATCGTGTTCGAGGAACGCGAGCTCGGGTGCTGCAAGGCTGCGGCCTAG
- the bfr gene encoding bacterioferritin produces the protein MKGDDKVIEYLNKALTNELTAINQYWLHYRVLADWGVTKLAEYERHESIDEMKHADWLAERILFLEALPNFQAIHKLKVGETVEEILKADLALEMEAIPLLRDAAEYAKSVKDYTSEQLFENILASEEEHVDFLETQFDMIERMGLQNYVQLQSHPAGEGETGAGAP, from the coding sequence ATGAAGGGCGACGACAAGGTCATCGAATATCTCAACAAGGCGCTCACCAACGAGTTGACCGCGATCAATCAATACTGGCTGCACTACCGCGTGCTGGCCGACTGGGGCGTGACCAAGCTTGCCGAATACGAACGGCACGAGTCGATCGACGAGATGAAGCATGCCGACTGGCTGGCGGAGCGGATCCTGTTCCTCGAAGCGCTCCCGAACTTCCAGGCGATTCACAAGCTGAAGGTGGGCGAGACGGTCGAGGAAATCCTCAAGGCCGATCTGGCGCTGGAGATGGAAGCGATCCCGCTGCTGCGCGATGCCGCAGAATACGCCAAGAGCGTGAAGGACTACACGTCCGAACAGCTGTTCGAGAACATCCTCGCGAGCGAGGAAGAGCATGTCGACTTCCTCGAGACGCAGTTCGACATGATCGAGCGGATGGGCCTGCAGAACTACGTCCAGCTGCAAAGCCACCCGGCGGGCGAGGGCGAGACCGGCGCAGGCGCGCCCTAG
- a CDS encoding DUF2721 domain-containing protein, producing MIDLLAASGADFASDLVNRTSNTMRVQQVLQLSLTPVFLLAAIGAVMNTMTQRLIWIATRIEAIEEAAELGEAGRRPEELPILERRRVYAQGAVMFCTASALAICIVIGLLFVSAFIETQIGTLTAVAWITTMGLMVAGLVLFLLETRLATGSAKDRRRRSREIMRRKAERAAEDDDSGASL from the coding sequence ATGATCGACCTATTGGCTGCTTCCGGCGCCGATTTTGCGAGCGATCTGGTCAACCGCACCAGCAACACGATGCGCGTGCAGCAGGTGCTGCAACTCAGCCTGACGCCGGTGTTCCTACTCGCCGCGATCGGCGCGGTGATGAACACGATGACCCAGCGGTTGATCTGGATCGCGACCCGGATCGAGGCGATCGAAGAAGCGGCCGAGCTCGGCGAAGCGGGCCGCAGGCCGGAAGAATTGCCGATACTGGAGCGGCGCAGGGTCTATGCGCAGGGCGCGGTGATGTTCTGCACCGCCAGCGCCCTGGCGATCTGCATCGTCATCGGCCTGCTGTTCGTCAGCGCCTTCATCGAGACGCAGATCGGCACGCTAACCGCAGTCGCTTGGATTACCACCATGGGCCTGATGGTCGCCGGACTGGTGCTGTTCCTGCTGGAAACGCGACTGGCGACGGGCAGCGCGAAAGATCGCCGCCGTCGCAGCCGGGAAATCATGCGCCGCAAGGCAGAGCGCGCGGCGGAGGACGATGACTCCGGCGCATCGCTCTAG
- the der gene encoding ribosome biogenesis GTPase Der, with product MLPRVIIIGRPNVGKSTLFNRLAGKKLALVDDQPGVTRDRRFGDVTLAGMRFTIVDTAGWEDEDPSTLPGRMRMQTEVSIADADAVLFVVDARAGLTPLDNEIGNWLRTADVPVIVVANKAEGRSGDAGIFEAYSLGLGEPIGISAEHGEGTADLFEALWPIIGEKSEAGDALEAMDEGEEDEDGVPTGPLKLAIVGRPNAGKSTLINRMLGEDRLLTGPEAGITRDSIAIDWEWTDPDSGDTREVRLIDTAGMRKKRNVVEKLEKLSVADARRAVDFAEVVVLMLDATKGLEHQDLKIASLAIEEGRALMIAINKWDVAAEPSKLFNGIRFALDEGLAQVRGLPLIAVSAKTGKGLDQLIAAAFQLRETWSKRVSTSALNRWFDDALEANPPPAPGGKRIKLRYITQAGTRPPRFVVFGTRLDMLPTSYERYLVNGIRRELGFDAVPVRVVLKTSKNPYASEQ from the coding sequence ATGCTGCCTCGCGTAATCATTATCGGGCGCCCCAATGTGGGCAAATCCACCCTGTTCAACCGGCTGGCGGGCAAGAAGCTCGCGCTGGTCGACGATCAGCCGGGCGTCACGCGTGACCGGCGATTCGGTGACGTGACGCTTGCGGGCATGCGCTTCACCATCGTCGATACCGCCGGGTGGGAAGACGAAGACCCCAGCACCCTGCCGGGCCGGATGCGGATGCAGACCGAAGTCAGCATCGCCGATGCCGACGCGGTGCTGTTCGTGGTCGACGCGCGCGCCGGGCTCACCCCGCTCGACAACGAGATCGGCAACTGGCTTCGCACCGCAGACGTCCCTGTGATCGTGGTCGCCAACAAGGCCGAGGGGCGCAGCGGCGACGCAGGCATTTTCGAAGCCTACTCGCTCGGCCTGGGCGAGCCGATCGGCATTTCCGCCGAACACGGCGAAGGCACTGCCGACCTGTTCGAGGCGCTGTGGCCAATCATTGGCGAGAAGTCCGAAGCGGGCGACGCGCTGGAGGCGATGGATGAGGGCGAAGAGGACGAAGACGGCGTCCCCACCGGGCCGCTGAAGCTCGCGATCGTCGGGCGGCCCAATGCGGGCAAATCGACCCTCATCAACCGAATGCTGGGTGAGGATCGCCTGCTGACTGGGCCGGAAGCAGGCATCACCCGCGATTCGATCGCGATCGACTGGGAATGGACCGATCCCGACAGCGGCGACACGCGCGAAGTGCGCCTGATCGACACTGCGGGGATGCGCAAGAAGCGCAACGTGGTCGAGAAGCTGGAAAAGCTCTCGGTCGCAGACGCGCGCCGCGCGGTCGATTTCGCCGAAGTCGTCGTTCTGATGCTCGATGCGACCAAGGGTCTGGAACATCAGGACCTCAAGATCGCCAGCCTCGCGATCGAGGAAGGGCGCGCGCTGATGATCGCGATCAACAAGTGGGATGTGGCCGCCGAGCCGAGCAAGCTGTTCAACGGCATCCGCTTCGCGCTCGATGAAGGGCTGGCGCAGGTACGCGGTCTGCCGCTGATCGCGGTCAGCGCGAAGACCGGCAAGGGCCTCGATCAGCTGATCGCCGCCGCGTTCCAGCTGCGCGAGACCTGGAGCAAGCGCGTGTCGACCTCCGCGCTCAATCGCTGGTTCGACGATGCGCTGGAGGCGAACCCGCCTCCCGCCCCGGGCGGCAAGCGGATCAAACTGCGCTACATCACCCAGGCCGGCACCCGCCCGCCCCGCTTCGTGGTGTTCGGCACCCGGCTGGACATGCTGCCGACCTCTTACGAACGCTATCTGGTCAACGGCATCCGGCGCGAACTGGGCTTCGACGCAGTGCCCGTGCGGGTGGTGCTGAAGACATCGAAGAACCCCTACGCGAGCGAGCAATGA
- a CDS encoding CHAP domain-containing protein gives MNCRPHLFVLPLAAVAASLAVPPLVAAQAQVAADASAASSGSELPPYLQCVPYARQVSGIDIYGDAHTWWDQAEGRFARGHTPREGAVMAFVPTGNMQLGHVAAVAKVIDSRTVLLDHANWSPINGRRGQIERNVKAVDVSPNNDWSQVRVWYYPLQALGTTPWPVQGFIYPDGKAKPRTQQRFAQAVPAPVRPQPTREEPSRAFLAAFADAPPARAPQTRTSQPRVTQAAYRPAQAASQASYATARPLTPRRVQASAGRSGGDAVVERAVALYD, from the coding sequence ATGAATTGCCGCCCCCATCTCTTCGTCCTCCCCCTCGCCGCAGTCGCTGCAAGTCTTGCAGTTCCGCCACTTGTCGCCGCTCAGGCACAGGTCGCCGCGGACGCAAGCGCGGCGTCGAGCGGCAGCGAATTGCCGCCTTACCTGCAATGCGTGCCCTATGCGCGGCAGGTCAGCGGGATCGATATCTACGGTGATGCCCACACCTGGTGGGATCAGGCCGAAGGCCGGTTTGCGCGTGGCCACACGCCTCGTGAAGGCGCGGTTATGGCTTTCGTTCCCACCGGCAATATGCAGCTGGGCCATGTCGCGGCGGTCGCCAAGGTGATCGATTCGCGCACCGTACTGCTCGACCATGCCAACTGGTCGCCGATCAATGGACGGCGCGGGCAGATCGAACGCAATGTGAAGGCAGTCGATGTCTCGCCGAACAACGACTGGAGCCAGGTGCGTGTGTGGTACTATCCGCTGCAGGCGCTCGGCACCACGCCGTGGCCGGTGCAGGGCTTCATCTATCCCGATGGCAAGGCGAAGCCACGCACGCAGCAGCGCTTTGCGCAGGCGGTCCCCGCGCCGGTTCGGCCGCAGCCGACCCGTGAAGAGCCGTCGCGCGCCTTCCTCGCCGCCTTTGCCGATGCGCCCCCGGCGCGCGCACCGCAGACGCGGACAAGCCAGCCGCGCGTGACGCAGGCGGCATACAGGCCCGCACAGGCCGCGTCCCAGGCGAGCTACGCGACCGCGCGACCGCTCACTCCGCGCCGCGTACAGGCGAGCGCAGGGCGGTCAGGCGGCGATGCTGTGGTCGAGCGCGCCGTCGCGCTCTACGATTAA